CCTTCATTCGGGGATGAAAAATATCACAAAGCTGTTTGAATGCAGTGATAGCTCTAGTGGGTGTTCAAAGGTACTTTCTTAAATTGTTGTATCGTCTAAATTGCATTTAAGATGAGATATGAGACCTTTACCTGTGGCATGATGTTTATTTGAATTAAAATCCCCATTTATCTTccatagaaacacaaatgtttcGCTCATGTTGCCTCTTTAAAGGCAGTATTCCAGCGCAGGGCCTGGTTAGTCCATCTGAGAAGATGACAGGCAGCAAGTCAGCCGGCAGCCTTTGCAGGCTGAGCAGCGTCCTCGAGCCGGACTCAGAGGAATTGGACCCAGATGGTTCCTGCGGTGGCCGTGACTGGGGCGGCTCCATCTTCTCCGCGTGCTCTGATAGgctgaaacacagcagcagcagcggtttTTCCTCCGATGATTCTCACTCTGGAGGTACGAGCTGATCTCAGCCTCTCGGCTGCTGTGAGCAAACCTGGATGCCTGGActcattcttcttctctctttatCTTCCCGCCGCCGCCAGACGACTGTGCGCTGCTTCTTCTCGCCTGCCTGCACTGCCGCTTCCACGACTTCATGGTCCTGCTGCCGGGAGCGCTGGAGGCGGCCGTGAGCCGCTGTTTCCCCTCGTACGGACACGTCAGGTTGtccacagagcaagagagggaggaaagggatTGCTGCGGCTCCAAGATGGAGCTGGACTGTAACTGCTGCGGCTCCTGTAAGGACACGGGAGAATTCATCGAGTTCGCCATGGAGATATCAGAGGTGTGCTACCGCTGAGGAAGCCCACCTCtggctgtgacctctgaccccccacTGTCTCATCTCACTCACATATTAACATGTAATAAACTGCCAGCTTTACTAAGACTTTGTTGGCCCtacattgttgttattgtctgCTCCAGTCCTCTACAAACCACTTTTATTTAGCCTCTGTTGGTCAGGAGGCCTTCTGGACAGTCACCTGGGGAGGGGCTTTTAAGGTATGAGGAGGACGATGGAGCACAATTGGTAAAATGTTGAAATTGGTACGTTTCAGGGCCACTACTGCCTAAAAGGTGTCTCCTAAAAAGGCCCCCCTGCCCTGTAAAAACTCCTTTTGGACTGACAGacgctctacacacacacacaaacaaggtgCAAACATTAGCACAAAACCTTTAATATTATCGTCTGACATGATTTCCACAAAGTACCGATTAAGTCCACTTGTCTGAAACCAGCGTTTACATGAGCCGTCGCCACATTCAGGTCGCACAAGCTGCAAAAAAGGACAGTTGCAACATCAGCAGAGAAGCTTATCGCCATTGAATTACACGATAGAGACCAGAAGAGGTGATTGTTCATCCAGAACTAAAAAAAGCGACAGTTAAAGTCCTTCTGAGGGATCTCAGTGGTGGCTTCCCCACAGCTATGTCATTTCTGTCTCATTTCTGGGTTCAGATGATCGAGAAATGTTTGGTGCAGTGTTCGGGGCTCAGCATAAGGGATTTTGTTGCTATCTGCAGTCCAGaagcttaaaaaaaagctgACCGGCTGATttgtcgccacctgctggtcaggATTGTCATATGCACATAAGAGCTGCAGAGATTTCAAATGACTCCTCAGTTCTTCAACTACTGGTGTCAAGGATGTATTTATACTGACTTTATAATTCAGATTACAGCCGAAATATAATAACTGGTATaataaaacaccacaaacagTTGCTACATCTGTGATGATGCTGCTATTTATTTACATatgaaatgatcattttggCAACGTGTTCGGCAGCCGTCACTGCTCATTATGAACATTTTAACGAAACTTTGAAGTCTGCCTAGTGTGTAGATTCGACCCTGAAACAAAGTAAAATGCACAACTGCCCCAAATGTTCAGTATTAAATGCACAAATAATATACCGTAAACATAAATACTTAGAAGCTACAACCATCTGTGGAGCTGACTGACAGGGGATGGATTTTGCACTGTGGTGTGGATGTTTACAAGGTGCACATTCAGTTTTTTCCCAGCAATTTagtgtgttagcatgtgctaaTTAGTCAAAGAGCCAAAACAATCAAGGCTGTGTCTAATACGTGGTTCCATTCAGGGTTCTTAGCTGCCTAAAAAGCTAGCCGCTTTTGTGTTTGACAACTTTAACTTGACagaaatttgtaaaaaaaaaaaaaaaaaaagatctgctcctgcttcctgctagTACTGGAGGAAAATGCAACCTTACAAACCGACCTTGTTCAATAACAGTTGACTGACTGTGTACTGTGTTTGTTCAGGCTAAATTTAGTTTGGCTTCAGGGAGGACGGATAAaatagtttcaaaataaaatcatattaaaaaaaagcagcaaggAAGATTTCTTCTGCCAAAAATGGtgcaaataacaaaaaaacaccaTGTTATTGTGAACATTAAGCTCTCACTGCTAATTTAATGCTGAACTTTGGGGTTCCATGATTACAGATTGACTTCCAGGTTAACTTGAAATTAAAGCAACTGGTATTCCTGCTgcataaacaacattaaggCACTAATTATGGACTTAATGCATAAGGAGGTCGCGTCGACGTCCACTTCAACATTGCATAGTTCAACAGGCTGTAACAGGGCTCTCAGTGTCTGGCAGCAGTTCCTCACAAAGGCAAAGTTATGCTACGACCGCTAAAAACAAACTCCTAATGTTGACAACAATCATAATCTACAGTGTTAAGTTATTGTGCATGCATTTGAAAAGCCAAATACAATCATTAGTTTACGTTAGATTAAAAAAGAACCGATCACATTACAATTTGCACGGTTTGTTCCAGTGTTTGGATCTTGTTCATATAAAACACTAAAGCTGTCTCCTTATATTCCTTGTCAGATCTGATATTCACATCAAGGGAAAACAACATTGAGTGGGAGAAACATTTGAGAAAAGGTTCCACCGCTGCTATCAAACctaaaaccatttaaatcttTAACTGACTGAACTCTGGGACAATAAACCCACCATAAATCAGTTTGGTTCTGGGGGCTACACCAGAGAATGCATGTTTTCtatcatttgcattttaattttgaaaagaaaacatcaaatttattttattttaataggaAGGAATGTATATTTAGGAGCAGAATGCTGCCTAAGATGCTCTCCTGTGTTCATTACGGCTGATTAAGGACTAAAACCAACAATTGTTGGGGTTCATTTCTTTTTGTCACAATTTAGTTTTAAGTTCCTTCATTATCTCTATATTTGTGGGGAATGTCTGctaagatttctttttttgttttacagtcGATACATAAACAAGATCAAATTTACAGGATAATTAGCAGTTCCAAGGAATTTCAACTGGAAGACCGACAGAGACTCAGCTAACAGCCGAAGCGTGCACAGCAACACGACATGGACGCGTACACATCTGGATAAGGCATCAACACGTTCAAGTTTCATCTAAGACACGAGGAGTGTAAAACACCGTAATAATAAATAGGTTTTTTCTTCTAGGATCTCTAGTGATTTAAAAAGGAGTGATCACCTCACCACAGAGTATCTACATCCGACCATGATTTACAACATCCCTAGATTCTTTGGAATCAAAAGAATATAATCTTAAACTAGCCTCTATACAAAGATAAATGCatgtatatatatttgcatatatatatatatatatatatatatatatgcatatatataattttttaaatataaaaacttcTAGTTTTGTAACTCATTGTCAAAGCACTGATTAAAGAAACATATTTCATAATCACTCCTTGAAATCAAGGTTGAGGGTTTTAAAAGGCAAATATCACAAGAAAAACGGtcaaaaaatgtaatttaaaaaaaatggaacatgtaaacaggggtggggggggtggggggtgggaaaAGACACACGATGAAGAGTCTGAGAGTGTCTTAGCTGCTGACGCCACCACTCGCAGCCATTTTTGAAAATGCAGCTCAGGCGTcttcctgtagggggcgctaaCAGCACTGCTCGTTTTCATCCATGCTCACGCTGCTCTTACGACTGCTGTCCTTCGATGTGTCTGGGGAGACGGACGAGAGCAGGGGGTCCCCCCCTCTGACCGGGGACAGGTTGTCCTCCATGAGGATGTCATTGAGTTTGGAGCCCGGCTTGCCCTGGACGCCGTAGTGACCCTTGGGGAAGTTGGCGTGGCTTTCGTTCAGCTCCAGCGTCCCGGGCGTCTCCGGGGTGCAGGGcgggtggtgggggtggagcgTGTAGATGTCCTGGTGACAGTCCTCCAGGCTGGTCTCCTGCTTAATGCTCCGGATGGCCAGTTCGGCGGAGCAGAGCGCCGAAGATGCGATGGAGATACCGTGAGCCCGCGCCTGCATCTCCAACTCCTGCGGACCACAAACAGCACCGTTGGAGACACTGGGCCATGAAGACTTTCCACATATACACATTTCATGAGCTAAATTTAACAGAGACGCTCTGCTGCTAGACACCCCTGCGACCCAGGTTTACCTGTATCCTCAGCATCAGGTGTCGGTTGGCGTGCTCCAGCTTCTTCTGCCGGTTCTCCAGCTCCTTGGCCCTCTGCTGCTCCCGCTGCAGCTTCCTGATGTAGTCCACGGAGGCCTTCAGGATGGTGCCTTTGTTCCAGCGCATGTCCCTTTGAGTGACGCACAAACGGGCCGTTATTTtgcagtgatgtcatttccCACAGAAAAATTCACGTTGGAGCTATTTAAGAGAAATGTTCCTGCGGTGGCTCCAGGgctgagggggtgggggggggggctgatggggTCAGAAGAGGTGGACACTGGGATCACAAGCAGTCATAAGTTTGACCCCGAGGGTCCCGAGAAGCCCAGAGGTCCCCGATGTCCCGAATCAATTGTCCCGGGATGATGTTGCCCCCCTCCCACCAAAACCTGCAGCCACACGGCTCAGCGAGGGtgtccacccctcccccccacccccccacccgtgAAGCAGCGGTACAGTCGGACAAAGAGGCGATTCTGCTGATTTTTTTGGGTTACATCTACGTGATCAGTCGGGCTGGTGGCGCCTCGTTAGCTTCAGATCAGAACTGGAGGTTGTTTCACACTCAGGCGGCCTCGTGACTCTTTTCGGGACAACCTCACTTAtgtggttttttaaaaaataaaaatgtttacagTGTATAAAGAGAAGACTTACGGGTCGTTGGACTTTGGAATTAAAGTCCCCAATTCTTTGATCCGATCGTTGATGTTGAATCGCCGTCGTCTCTCAACTACAAAGGAAGACAGGAGAaggtgcagaggtcagaggtttaATGGGGAGAAGTGTTTCAATGCCATGAAAGCCCAAAAGTAGCGTACTCAGATTGTGGTTGTccttcttctgtctttccttcGCCATTGCTCTGACCTCAGCTTCTGGAACAAATTGGGCTGGATTACCAATACAATCAAACATGTCTCCAAGTGCAGAGGAAGCTAACAGAAGTGGAGCTGGGCTCTGGTTCTGGAGGTGCATGACCCACACGTACCCACAGGGAACCCTTCAGGCCTTTGATAGTTTTCAAATTTGCCACAGGATCCAGATTTGTCCAGCATGTGCATGATGGCCGGGGATTGTGAAACTATACGGCCAGAAAGAAATCAGTGTCAATATGTGCAGAATGGACCCAGGTGCAAAGAGGCTAAAATCAGGAGTGGATCACAGGAACTGGACTGAATATAAGGATGCACAAAAGCCCGGAGAGCAGAGTCTTCAGGAAGAGGAGTCAATCCTGCTGCTTACCGGAGTATTCCCTTTTGATGTTGGGCAGGTTGGCAGGGCAGGAGTTGCTGATGGGCAGACCCTGCTGGGGCATTCCCTGGTTTCCGTACATGTCCATCAGATTAGCAGGAACCGGGATCTGGAGACATCAGGGACAAATGTGTGAGAACAGATCAGATGCTGGTCCACTTTGGCCCATTGCAGGGTTTTAAGTATGCCAGGCACCGTGTTAGCCATCTGCAGTCCTGGATCCATCAGGCCCAGCATGTCGTCACTGTAACTGGACTCCAGGCTAATGATGTCATCGATGACATCATCCATCTAGGCACAGAATCACATCTCAGATCAAATCTATCGTTACGTAAAACTCCTGTCAGTAAAGGCGGCCGCACCTCTTTCTCGCAGTTAGCGTTCAAGGACAGTAAGGCCATAGGGCTGTTGGGGGCGCTGTTGCCCGGCCCTGGCGGCATGCCCCCGTGGTCAGAGGACTGGCTCTGGCAGGGCAAGCTCAACACCTGCGAGCCGAGTTTACCCAGGTAGCGcttgacctgctgctgctgcgagcgCTGGATGTGGTACTTGGTGGGGTTCTCCAGGTGAGTCTGGACCTGGCACAGGAAGCAGAACAGGGCGGTCCGTTTAGATCAGATTATACAGACTCGGGAGAATCTTTTATCAGCGGAAAAAGACTGTAAAAACCCTTTGGTGATAAGTGTTGTGTTACTAAAATAGCAGATTTCAAAGGCTTCAATTCAGGACTGTCGAGTTTCTTTGACTGCAGCTTCTTCACATTTATAGCCCACTTAGAAATCCAAACAGATGCGCACGCTGGTGTCTCCACTGCATCCATCTGACTCCTAAATCAAGCACTGAGGAGTGAGGAGCTAAAGCTGATGAAACTTGGGAGAAATTAAATAAAGCAACGCTGCTTCCAGCTCACAGTTGAGCTCTATATTTAACCCTTCCCGTTAGCGCTAATGCTATTAGCAGCATAGCTTCCCtgtttagttttttctttttaagtgaCAACGCAAAGTTTATTATTAAATGCACACACAGCTTAATTTGTAGATCTTGTATAAACCTATTCCACAAAAAGGGAAACTTACCTCATAGGGGTGATATCCCAGCATCTCGAGCATTTTTAACAGTGAGCGGATCGGTCCAAATTAAACCTCAACCACACAAGAACTCCGCTTTTCCAGCCTAAACTAATAAGTTGGGGAGCTGCTCGCCGCTGGCTTGCAGCAGAAAGACTGAGCCTGGAAGGACAGAGACCTCCTGCTCATCTTTTAAAGGCCAGTGAAGGAATTAGTTATGCATGTCAGGGAACGGCTGCGAAGCACAATGAGCTTTTTCAAATTTCTGTTGTTATATGTAAAATCTGAATTTACCCCTTTATGGTGTGTCACTTGATGTGAGGATGTGGTGCTAACAGTTAGCCCCTTTGTTTTGCATGCCCGGGGCGCTCGCTTTGCCACAACTccattttttcccttcttcGCCCTCTCAGCCCTGTGGATGCTGGTGCATCCAATTCAGCACAACACAGACAATAACTCTGTTTGTTTGCCCCTCTGCTCCGCACGTCTCAAAGTCGCTCCTCCAAGCGCCCGCTTCGGACGAAGCGCACCTAAAAATCCAGTGAATCGAGATTCtcggctttttttcttttcttttttattcgtGGGGTTTAAGCTCAGAGGATTTGGGTTCATTAGGAGAGCTCAGGATGTCGGAGCCGTTTGGTGAACTCTGGGCCGTTTCTGTGAAATTCCTTTTGTCTGTGCTCCGTGGCTTTTCCAAGAATGCGCGATAAGATGTGGAATAACTGCCGATCAAGTCTCACCGCTTGAACACTGTCTGCTGAGGCACCTGTGAAGGTGTCGCAACGAACTTTAGGAAGGTAAATATTGGGCTCTGCTGGACCGTGACTGTCAGAACAAAGCCTGCTCACAGCGGGGGGGGCTCATGTGAGAGGGTGATTTACATACGTCCCCCCAGGTGAGACTGAGACCACCTGCAGCTGTAAATCCTCACCGCAGGGTTGAAGTCGACGTAGTGGCAGCACGTGACGGCCTCATAAACCAGTCTGGCTTTGAGCTCGAGTCCTGGAGGGACTCGTTAGTGCTGgtctgatgatgatggaggcaCTTTAAAATCATTACTGCCATCAAATGATAACATTCTGAGGATAATTCCCCTCTGTTACCATCTTGGAATTATGACTCAGCACTTTTACCGACCAACTTTTTGCAAAAATTCACGATTTTTACACAAAATCAAATGATTTGGCGCGCACCTGCGACTGATGGGTCATTAAACTATTACCCATCATCCGTATTGATTCAGTAAGTTGTGTCGTGTTGATTATTAATCTAATCATGATAATCTAATGTGGAAGGAGGACGTTTGATGCCTCATCTGTACAGAGACGGAACATTTATGACACACCAGGAAACTGGATGAGCTGTTCGAATGAAGAGGAACCAAACGTGACACTTGGATTTAGCCACTGGAATGTCTCCGATTCGGAACCCTTGAAGGAGGAACCGAAACCCCGGCTGCCATCGGAGGGCTGCGACCTCTCCCCTCAAtggctgcacgtgcacgcgtggaAAGGGTATAGACCCATCTGGTGGAGGCTAAGAGCGAACTGGACTTGGTGTCACGTGACCTTTCCCCTTTTGAAGTGCTGGAGAAACTGGAAAGGTACCGGTCTCCTCTCTGTCACGCCGACCCCGACCTGAGACATTTCTGCCACTGGGGGTCACTAAAGCACAGCCGTGACCGTTGGAACGATTTGGAGGTTCTCGGAAGATGTCGGACTTTAGAATGTTTTAAAGTgattaggaaaaaaaagactACCAAAACAGCAGTTTTATCCATCGAGCTGCTTTCAGCAGGGCTGTGGGATCCGTTTGAGTGTGTGAGAACGTTCACGTGTGGCGCAGCTTCACTTTGCTCCTGCGCTCCTGTAACCTCCTGACCTTTACTGGGTCTGGATCACAAGGCTGAAAATCAGTGCATAacatacgcacacacagaagcatCTTTGTTGCTGCAACtgcgtctctgtctgtctgtctgtgtcctcacacacacacacacacacgcacacacacacacacacacacacacacacacacacacacacacacacacacacacacacacacacacacagacagggacAGCTTAAAACTCAGGTCTCTTATAAAAGCATATTAATCACAGAGCCAGAGGCGTGATTGTGACCCCTCTTACTCACTGACTTCAGGTCGACATGTTTGAATGTGGCTGGTTGAGGCTTAAAGACTTTAAGGCCCTTCTGTTGACATTTGGCTGGACGGATATAAACATGATGAAAGCCTTGTACCTCCGCATGGCTAATAAACATGTAATAATCCTTAATCGAGGGCCTTGTTATTACTTTTGTCACCAATAAGTGCCGAGGAAAACGACCTGCTTCTTGTTAGAAGTCGGAGAGGGGATTCCCTGGGAATGGATTCTATACTTTAAGTTGCAATATATAATGAGATAAAGAGGCCTTTTGAACTGTCCCACACTGGGACACGTGTCTCAAGCATGTAACAGACGTCACACCAGCCACCA
This genomic window from Takifugu rubripes chromosome 3, fTakRub1.2, whole genome shotgun sequence contains:
- the LOC101063718 gene encoding microphthalmia-associated transcription factor isoform X2 translates to MQSESGIVPDFEVGEEFQEEPKTYYELKSQPLKNSLSEQHGSSKPPLGSSAMTSRILLRQQLMREQLQEQERREQQRQQAAQYPQTGTAQTPAIGVSIPASLPPVAQVPMEVLKVQTHLENPTKYHIQRSQQQQVKRYLGKLGSQVLSLPCQSQSSDHGGMPPGPGNSAPNSPMALLSLNANCEKEMDDVIDDIISLESSYSDDMLGLMDPGLQMANTIPVPANLMDMYGNQGMPQQGLPISNSCPANLPNIKREYSVSQSPAIMHMLDKSGSCGKFENYQRPEGFPVAEVRAMAKERQKKDNHNLIERRRRFNINDRIKELGTLIPKSNDPDMRWNKGTILKASVDYIRKLQREQQRAKELENRQKKLEHANRHLMLRIQELEMQARAHGISIASSALCSAELAIRSIKQETSLEDCHQDIYTLHPHHPPCTPETPGTLELNESHANFPKGHYGVQGKPGSKLNDILMEDNLSPVRGGDPLLSSVSPDTSKDSSRKSSVSMDENEQCC
- the LOC101063718 gene encoding microphthalmia-associated transcription factor isoform X3, yielding MLEMLGYHPYEVQTHLENPTKYHIQRSQQQQVKRYLGKLGSQVLSLPCQSQSSDHGGMPPGPGNSAPNSPMALLSLNANCEKEMDDVIDDIISLESSYSDDMLGLMDPGLQMANTIPVPANLMDMYGNQGMPQQGLPISNSCPANLPNIKREYSVSQSPAIMHMLDKSGSCGKFENYQRPEGFPVEAEVRAMAKERQKKDNHNLIERRRRFNINDRIKELGTLIPKSNDPDMRWNKGTILKASVDYIRKLQREQQRAKELENRQKKLEHANRHLMLRIQELEMQARAHGISIASSALCSAELAIRSIKQETSLEDCHQDIYTLHPHHPPCTPETPGTLELNESHANFPKGHYGVQGKPGSKLNDILMEDNLSPVRGGDPLLSSVSPDTSKDSSRKSSVSMDENEQCC
- the LOC115249125 gene encoding uncharacterized protein, whose amino-acid sequence is MVKGIRGSVSSSAQRIFCSFLCKMTTPSALPVKDQDGVELRKTGDHVSDGSIPAQGLVSPSEKMTGSKSAGSLCRLSSVLEPDSEELDPDGSCGGRDWGGSIFSACSDRLKHSSSSGFSSDDSHSGDDCALLLLACLHCRFHDFMVLLPGALEAAVSRCFPSYGHVRLSTEQEREERDCCGSKMELDCNCCGSCKDTGEFIEFAMEISEVCYR
- the LOC101063718 gene encoding microphthalmia-associated transcription factor isoform X1; protein product: MQSESGIVPDFEVGEEFQEEPKTYYELKSQPLKNSLSEQHGSSKPPLGSSAMTSRILLRQQLMREQLQEQERREQQRQQAAQYPQTGTAQTPAIGVSIPASLPPVAQVPMEVLKVQTHLENPTKYHIQRSQQQQVKRYLGKLGSQVLSLPCQSQSSDHGGMPPGPGNSAPNSPMALLSLNANCEKEMDDVIDDIISLESSYSDDMLGLMDPGLQMANTIPVPANLMDMYGNQGMPQQGLPISNSCPANLPNIKREYSVSQSPAIMHMLDKSGSCGKFENYQRPEGFPVEAEVRAMAKERQKKDNHNLIERRRRFNINDRIKELGTLIPKSNDPDMRWNKGTILKASVDYIRKLQREQQRAKELENRQKKLEHANRHLMLRIQELEMQARAHGISIASSALCSAELAIRSIKQETSLEDCHQDIYTLHPHHPPCTPETPGTLELNESHANFPKGHYGVQGKPGSKLNDILMEDNLSPVRGGDPLLSSVSPDTSKDSSRKSSVSMDENEQCC